In Brucella melitensis bv. 1 str. 16M, a genomic segment contains:
- a CDS encoding GNAT family N-acetyltransferase: MNDICTIARDKVVVRALEKADLQRYRAIRLNALQRAPMSFGSTFEEENAYSDTIFARRLEQVDGNAIFGAFHGEELLGIAGHHRHERRTERHRGTLASVYVEPQARGLKLGEALVQKVIDHAARHVVVLDARVVATNGAAKRIYYALGFKTCGVERKALLVQGQYLDQELIYIDFSDPAWKDKLG; the protein is encoded by the coding sequence ATGAATGATATTTGCACAATCGCCCGCGACAAGGTCGTGGTGCGCGCGCTGGAAAAGGCCGATCTGCAGCGTTATCGCGCGATAAGACTAAATGCGCTACAGCGCGCGCCAATGTCTTTCGGCTCAACCTTCGAGGAAGAAAACGCTTATTCCGATACTATCTTTGCCCGCCGTCTGGAGCAGGTGGACGGCAATGCAATTTTCGGCGCGTTTCATGGTGAGGAACTGCTGGGTATTGCCGGACACCACCGGCATGAGCGCAGGACGGAGCGCCATCGCGGCACTTTGGCCAGTGTCTATGTAGAGCCGCAGGCGCGTGGGCTGAAGCTTGGCGAAGCGCTGGTGCAGAAGGTGATAGACCATGCCGCGCGGCATGTTGTGGTGCTCGACGCCAGAGTGGTGGCGACCAACGGGGCGGCCAAGCGGATCTATTATGCGTTGGGCTTCAAGACCTGCGGTGTGGAGCGCAAGGCGCTTCTGGTGCAAGGGCAATATCTGGATCAGGAGTTGATCTATATCGATTTCTCCGATCCGGCATGGAAAGATAAACTCGGCTGA
- a CDS encoding YoaK family protein, which yields MTPNSKLTLGLVLTASAGFVDAIAFLQLGGFFASFMSGNTTQLGTAIAGQPGVQGEVLVWFPAILIVLFFSGAFLGTLIVRAYGRWGSFYVMASVVAILLLVSVLRREGALVIQPVLLLAAAMGAQNAAVQPIGAARLGVTYVTGTLFNAAADLACSLRGETPKWRWLQHVAVWLSLMLGAVGGGLGHSFIGLDALFVPAAMIVGVMVAYVRLN from the coding sequence ATGACTCCGAATTCCAAACTGACGCTCGGTCTGGTTCTCACCGCATCGGCTGGCTTTGTCGATGCGATTGCCTTTCTGCAACTGGGTGGTTTCTTCGCTTCCTTCATGAGCGGCAATACCACGCAGCTTGGCACGGCCATTGCCGGCCAGCCCGGCGTGCAGGGCGAGGTGCTGGTCTGGTTCCCCGCCATATTGATCGTGCTTTTCTTCAGCGGAGCATTTTTGGGCACGCTGATCGTCCGTGCCTATGGGCGATGGGGCAGCTTCTATGTGATGGCAAGCGTGGTGGCGATCCTGCTTCTGGTCAGTGTGCTGCGGCGTGAAGGCGCGCTGGTCATTCAGCCGGTGCTGCTGCTTGCCGCCGCCATGGGCGCGCAGAATGCCGCCGTGCAGCCCATTGGTGCCGCGCGCCTCGGCGTTACCTATGTGACGGGAACGCTCTTCAATGCCGCTGCCGATCTTGCCTGTTCGCTACGCGGCGAAACGCCGAAATGGCGCTGGTTGCAGCATGTGGCAGTCTGGCTGTCTTTGATGCTGGGCGCTGTTGGCGGCGGTCTTGGCCACTCTTTCATCGGCCTTGACGCCTTGTTTGTTCCGGCTGCGATGATTGTTGGTGTGATGGTCGCCTATGTGAGGCTTAATTGA
- a CDS encoding nicotinate-nucleotide adenylyltransferase translates to MKFGFGLSALKEQYPGVDAHYLRMPHVEKGMTVGLFGGSFNPPHGGHALVAEIAIRRLKLDQLWWMVTPGNPLKDSRELAPLSERLRLSEEVAEDPRIKVTALEAAFHVRYTADTLALIRNANPDVYFVWVMGADNLASFHRWQRWREIAQNFPIAIIDRPGSTLSYLSSRMAQTFSDSRLDERYAPVLARRMPPAWTFIHGPRSSLSSTALRKVQLKKAPSKK, encoded by the coding sequence ATGAAATTCGGCTTCGGGCTTTCTGCGCTCAAGGAACAATATCCCGGCGTTGATGCGCATTATCTGCGTATGCCGCATGTCGAAAAGGGCATGACGGTGGGCTTGTTTGGCGGCTCGTTCAACCCGCCGCATGGCGGGCACGCGCTGGTGGCGGAAATCGCTATCCGGCGGCTGAAGCTCGATCAGCTCTGGTGGATGGTGACACCCGGCAATCCACTGAAAGACAGCCGTGAACTGGCGCCGCTTTCCGAGCGCCTTCGGCTGAGCGAAGAAGTGGCCGAAGATCCGCGTATCAAGGTGACGGCTCTGGAGGCTGCCTTCCATGTTCGCTATACGGCGGATACGCTGGCGCTCATCCGCAATGCCAATCCCGACGTCTATTTCGTCTGGGTGATGGGTGCGGACAATCTTGCTTCCTTCCATCGCTGGCAGCGCTGGCGCGAGATTGCGCAGAACTTTCCGATAGCGATCATCGATCGTCCGGGTTCCACCTTGTCCTATCTGTCGTCGCGTATGGCGCAGACCTTTTCGGATAGCCGCCTTGATGAACGATATGCGCCGGTGCTGGCGCGGCGCATGCCGCCAGCCTGGACATTCATCCATGGGCCGCGGTCGTCGCTTTCCTCCACGGCGCTTCGCAAGGTTCAGTTGAAAAAGGCCCCATCGAAAAAGTGA
- a CDS encoding murein hydrolase activator EnvC family protein, with protein sequence MNSIGLFRTLGGFAPLRAGRLLAGFALAGALACAPPAVAQDALKQQRDQMASEYEKLSNELTVTGDTLKQFEDEVASLKKDQSTITAALIQSAKTDKKLQQDIADIADRLVALREQEDGIRASLRARRGVLAEVLAALQRMGLNPPPAILVRPDDALASVRSAVLLGAVVPDMRDQVKELTGDLKDMQHVSASIAQEQEKLKETRTAQAEERERQSLLLEEKKKLQRQSEQEIEAQRKHSEELAAKAGSLKELIASLDKQMASVREAAEAARKAEAERLAAAKEKAGESTPGDRHLRAQSDFSTLQGRLVLPAAGKIMRRFGDKDGVGGSMMGQVVETLPSATITSPSDGVVLYAGVFRSYGQLLILDAGNGYHIVMAGMGRIDVAQGQFVLAGEPVGAMGEKLLASVAPVEVGNGAPLLYIEFRKDGKTVDPAPWWTERLSGRTQNDT encoded by the coding sequence ATGAATTCAATAGGTCTTTTCAGAACGCTTGGTGGGTTTGCACCACTGCGGGCAGGCCGCCTTCTGGCCGGGTTTGCCCTTGCTGGCGCGCTTGCCTGCGCGCCGCCGGCCGTCGCGCAGGATGCGCTCAAGCAGCAGCGTGACCAGATGGCAAGCGAATATGAAAAGCTCAGCAACGAACTGACCGTCACCGGCGACACGCTGAAACAGTTCGAAGACGAGGTGGCGAGCCTCAAGAAAGATCAGTCAACCATTACTGCCGCGCTGATCCAGTCGGCCAAGACCGACAAGAAGCTCCAGCAGGATATAGCCGATATTGCTGACAGGCTGGTTGCGCTGCGCGAACAGGAAGACGGCATCCGCGCTTCGCTTCGTGCAAGGCGCGGCGTTCTGGCCGAGGTGCTGGCCGCATTGCAGCGCATGGGCCTCAATCCGCCGCCTGCCATTCTTGTTCGGCCCGACGATGCACTTGCCTCGGTGCGCAGCGCCGTGCTTCTGGGGGCGGTGGTACCCGATATGCGCGATCAGGTGAAAGAACTGACCGGCGATCTGAAGGATATGCAGCATGTCAGCGCCTCTATCGCGCAGGAGCAGGAAAAGCTGAAAGAAACGCGCACCGCGCAGGCTGAGGAGCGGGAGCGTCAATCACTTCTTCTTGAGGAGAAGAAGAAATTGCAGCGCCAATCCGAGCAGGAGATCGAGGCGCAACGCAAGCATTCCGAGGAACTTGCGGCAAAGGCTGGAAGCCTCAAGGAGCTGATCGCCTCGCTGGATAAGCAGATGGCAAGCGTTCGCGAGGCGGCGGAAGCGGCCCGCAAGGCGGAAGCCGAGCGCCTTGCAGCGGCGAAGGAAAAAGCCGGGGAATCCACGCCTGGCGACCGCCATTTGCGCGCGCAGAGCGACTTTTCCACCCTGCAAGGCAGGCTGGTCCTGCCAGCTGCGGGCAAAATCATGCGCCGTTTCGGCGACAAGGATGGTGTCGGCGGCTCCATGATGGGGCAGGTCGTCGAAACCTTGCCTTCCGCCACGATTACGTCACCTTCGGATGGCGTTGTTCTTTACGCAGGCGTATTCAGATCCTACGGCCAACTCTTGATCCTTGATGCCGGCAACGGATATCATATCGTGATGGCTGGCATGGGGCGAATCGATGTTGCCCAGGGTCAGTTTGTGCTGGCGGGAGAGCCGGTCGGCGCAATGGGTGAAAAACTTCTGGCAAGTGTTGCACCTGTTGAGGTGGGCAATGGTGCGCCATTGCTTTACATTGAATTTCGAAAGGATGGAAAAACCGTCGATCCCGCCCCGTGGTGGACTGAACGGCTTTCTGGAAGGACACAAAATGATACGTAA
- the rlmH gene encoding 23S rRNA (pseudouridine(1915)-N(3))-methyltransferase RlmH, whose product MRVSVFAVGRMKSGPERELVERYFDRFAKAGPPLGLEFAGVSEIPESRGQTAQLRKAEEAQRIHEALDNAKSGGAKSGGTSSGGAALILLDERGKTLGSEAFAAIVGRMRDDGKRQLIVAIGGPDGHDPALRSRADLVLALGELTWPHQIARILIAEQLYRAATILAGHPYHRS is encoded by the coding sequence ATGCGTGTGAGTGTTTTTGCCGTGGGCCGGATGAAGTCCGGCCCCGAACGGGAGCTGGTTGAGCGTTATTTCGACCGATTTGCAAAGGCTGGGCCGCCCTTGGGGCTTGAATTCGCCGGTGTCAGCGAAATTCCTGAAAGCCGGGGCCAGACGGCACAGTTGCGCAAGGCCGAAGAGGCCCAGCGTATCCATGAGGCGCTTGACAATGCCAAGTCCGGTGGGGCCAAGTCCGGTGGGACCAGTTCCGGGGGCGCTGCCCTGATCCTGCTTGACGAGCGCGGCAAGACACTTGGTTCGGAAGCTTTTGCGGCCATTGTCGGACGTATGCGCGACGACGGCAAGCGCCAGCTTATCGTTGCCATTGGCGGCCCGGACGGCCATGACCCGGCATTGCGGTCGCGCGCTGATCTTGTTCTGGCGCTGGGGGAGCTCACCTGGCCGCACCAGATTGCCCGTATCCTGATTGCCGAACAGCTTTACCGCGCCGCCACCATTCTGGCGGGGCACCCCTATCATCGGTCGTGA
- the proB gene encoding glutamate 5-kinase produces MLKKLKDYRRIVVKIGSALLVDRATGLKREWLESLGQDIAALQHAGVEVLVVSSGAIALGRTVLGLPKKALKLEESQAAAAAGQIALAKAYADVLGGHGIKSGQILVTLSDTEERRRYLNARATIETLLKLKAVPIINENDTVATTEIRYGDNDRLAARVATMMGADLLILLSDIDGLYTAPPHKNPDAQFLPFVETITPQIEAMAGAAASELSRGGMKTKLDAGKIANAAGTAMIITSGTRFGPLSAIDRGERATLFEAAHAPVNAWKTWISGNLEPAGRLTVDAGAVKALKSGKSLLPAGVKEVDGDFERGDTVAVMNEDGREIARGLIAYDAADARKVAGHKSDEISAILGYDARAAMIHRNDLVVRAASDAKAA; encoded by the coding sequence ATGCTGAAGAAACTGAAAGACTATCGCCGCATCGTTGTTAAAATAGGCTCTGCCCTTCTGGTGGACCGGGCCACAGGCCTGAAGCGCGAATGGCTGGAAAGCCTGGGGCAGGATATTGCCGCCTTGCAGCATGCGGGCGTTGAGGTGCTGGTGGTTTCGTCGGGTGCAATTGCACTGGGGCGCACGGTTCTGGGCCTGCCGAAAAAGGCGCTGAAGCTTGAGGAAAGCCAGGCGGCGGCAGCAGCCGGGCAGATTGCGCTGGCGAAGGCTTATGCGGATGTGCTGGGCGGACATGGCATCAAGTCGGGACAGATTCTGGTCACGCTTTCCGATACGGAAGAGCGCCGCCGCTATCTCAATGCGCGCGCAACCATCGAGACCCTGCTGAAGCTCAAGGCCGTGCCGATCATCAATGAAAACGATACGGTGGCAACCACCGAAATCCGTTATGGCGACAATGACAGGTTGGCGGCGCGCGTCGCGACCATGATGGGCGCGGACCTTCTGATCCTGCTTTCCGACATTGACGGGCTTTATACCGCGCCGCCGCACAAGAATCCGGATGCGCAATTTCTGCCCTTTGTCGAAACCATCACGCCGCAGATCGAAGCCATGGCGGGGGCGGCAGCATCCGAGCTTTCGCGGGGTGGCATGAAGACCAAGCTCGATGCGGGCAAGATTGCAAACGCTGCCGGGACCGCGATGATTATCACTTCGGGCACGCGTTTCGGCCCGCTTTCGGCAATTGACCGAGGGGAGCGTGCGACATTGTTCGAGGCTGCCCATGCGCCGGTCAATGCGTGGAAGACGTGGATTTCCGGCAATCTGGAACCGGCTGGCCGGTTGACTGTGGATGCGGGTGCTGTCAAGGCGCTCAAATCCGGCAAATCGCTTTTGCCTGCGGGCGTGAAGGAAGTTGACGGGGATTTCGAGCGTGGCGACACGGTTGCCGTCATGAACGAGGATGGGCGGGAGATTGCGCGCGGTCTGATCGCCTATGATGCTGCTGACGCCCGCAAGGTTGCCGGGCATAAAAGCGATGAGATCAGTGCCATTCTTGGCTATGATGCCCGCGCGGCGATGATCCATCGCAACGATCTGGTGGTGCGGGCCGCCAGCGATGCGAAAGCCGCATAG
- a CDS encoding S41 family peptidase: MIRKLSLLFAGALLGASAMVMVQGAPASTAFAAGKDSDVYKELALFGDIFERVRAQYVTPPDDKKLIESAINGMLTSLDPHSSYLNPEAAQDMRVQTKGEFGGLGIEVTMDNDLVKVIAPIDDTPASKAGVLSGDLITKIDGQEVRGLSLTDAVDKMRGEVGAPIELTILRKGADKPITLKINRAIIKVKAVRSRVENDVGYLRIISFTEQTSEDLKKAIKDIQEKVPADKLKGYVLDLRLNPGGLLDQAVAVSDAFLDKGEIVSTRGRDPQDVTRFDVRKGDLTNGKPLIVLINGGSASASEIVAGALQDHRRATVLGTQSFGKGSVQTIIPLGENGSLRLTTALYYTPSGKSIQGKGITPDIKVDQPLPPELKGEDVVRGESELKGHIKGNAEDASGSGSSAYVPPDPKDDLQLNEALKLLRGEVANAAFPPDPKKGVLN, encoded by the coding sequence ATGATACGTAAACTGTCGCTGCTGTTCGCCGGGGCCCTTCTGGGGGCATCCGCCATGGTGATGGTCCAGGGCGCACCAGCTTCCACCGCTTTTGCGGCAGGAAAAGACAGCGATGTCTATAAGGAGCTGGCTCTTTTCGGCGATATTTTCGAGCGTGTACGCGCGCAATATGTGACGCCGCCCGACGACAAGAAGCTGATCGAGAGCGCCATCAATGGCATGCTGACTTCTCTTGATCCCCATTCGTCCTATCTCAACCCGGAAGCCGCGCAGGACATGCGTGTGCAGACCAAGGGTGAGTTTGGCGGCCTTGGCATCGAAGTCACCATGGACAACGATCTCGTGAAGGTCATCGCGCCGATCGACGATACGCCCGCCTCGAAGGCCGGTGTGCTGTCGGGCGACCTGATCACCAAGATCGACGGACAGGAAGTGCGCGGCCTTTCGCTGACCGACGCTGTGGACAAGATGCGCGGCGAGGTTGGTGCGCCAATCGAACTGACGATCCTGCGCAAGGGCGCCGACAAGCCGATCACGCTCAAGATCAATCGCGCCATTATCAAGGTGAAGGCGGTTCGCTCGCGCGTTGAGAATGATGTTGGCTATCTGCGTATCATCTCGTTTACCGAACAGACCTCTGAAGACCTCAAGAAGGCGATCAAGGACATTCAGGAAAAGGTTCCCGCTGACAAGCTCAAGGGCTATGTGCTCGACCTTCGTCTCAATCCGGGCGGCCTTCTGGATCAGGCGGTTGCCGTTTCCGATGCCTTCCTCGACAAGGGCGAGATCGTTTCCACCCGTGGCCGCGATCCGCAGGATGTGACCCGTTTCGATGTCCGTAAGGGTGACCTGACGAATGGCAAGCCGCTGATCGTTCTGATCAATGGCGGTTCGGCCAGTGCCTCGGAAATCGTTGCCGGTGCGCTTCAGGATCATCGCCGCGCCACGGTGCTCGGTACGCAGTCCTTCGGCAAGGGCTCTGTGCAGACAATCATCCCGCTTGGCGAAAACGGTTCGCTGCGTCTGACGACGGCGCTTTATTACACGCCGTCTGGCAAGTCGATCCAGGGCAAGGGCATTACGCCGGACATCAAGGTGGATCAGCCGCTGCCGCCGGAACTTAAAGGCGAGGACGTTGTTCGCGGCGAATCCGAACTCAAGGGCCATATCAAGGGCAATGCCGAAGATGCGAGCGGCTCCGGTTCGTCGGCTTATGTTCCGCCTGATCCGAAGGATGATCTCCAGCTCAATGAGGCACTGAAGCTTCTGCGGGGCGAAGTGGCCAATGCCGCTTTCCCGCCGGACCCGAAAAAGGGCGTGCTGAACTGA
- a CDS encoding RNA pyrophosphohydrolase, translating to MSEHKGPTGAMVDPESLPYRPCVGLMVLNKAGLVWAGRRIVIPGDEMDGATQLWQMPQGGIDKGEDPAQAALRELYEETGMTSVSLLEEASDWINYDLPPHLVGLALKGKYRGQTQKWFAYRFEGDESEIAINPPPGGHTAEFDCWEWKPMADLPNLIVPFKRKVYEQVVATFRHLAA from the coding sequence ATGTCCGAGCATAAAGGCCCAACCGGCGCGATGGTCGATCCTGAAAGCCTGCCTTACCGTCCCTGTGTCGGGCTGATGGTTCTCAACAAGGCGGGGCTGGTCTGGGCCGGGCGGCGCATCGTCATTCCGGGCGATGAAATGGATGGCGCCACACAGCTCTGGCAGATGCCGCAGGGGGGCATCGATAAGGGCGAGGACCCGGCGCAAGCCGCGCTGCGCGAACTTTATGAAGAAACCGGCATGACGTCGGTCTCGCTTCTGGAGGAAGCATCGGACTGGATCAATTACGATCTGCCGCCGCATCTGGTGGGGCTGGCGCTCAAGGGAAAATATCGCGGCCAGACGCAGAAATGGTTCGCCTATCGCTTCGAGGGCGATGAAAGTGAAATTGCGATCAATCCGCCACCCGGTGGCCACACTGCTGAGTTCGATTGCTGGGAATGGAAGCCGATGGCTGACCTGCCGAACCTGATCGTGCCGTTCAAGCGCAAGGTCTATGAACAGGTGGTTGCGACTTTCCGGCATCTGGCGGCCTGA
- a CDS encoding GlsB/YeaQ/YmgE family stress response membrane protein translates to MGVGSLLVFLFVGLVAGWLAGKVVQGGGFGLIGNIIVGVIGAFFAGWLLPRLGFSVGGGVIASIINAFIGAAILLIILRIVKRA, encoded by the coding sequence ATGGGTGTTGGAAGTCTTCTCGTATTTCTTTTCGTAGGGCTCGTTGCCGGCTGGCTGGCGGGCAAGGTTGTGCAGGGCGGCGGCTTCGGCCTGATCGGCAATATCATCGTCGGCGTGATCGGCGCTTTCTTTGCGGGCTGGCTGTTGCCGCGCCTCGGCTTTTCGGTCGGCGGCGGGGTTATTGCTTCGATCATCAACGCCTTTATCGGCGCGGCCATACTCCTTATCATTTTGCGCATCGTCAAACGCGCTTGA
- a CDS encoding YadA-like family protein, producing MSFFKKNISITAMGGLMLSLAVDAAKAEENVSQVKLPPVFVFELVENQGLANIALIRPRVIAPDNNLRPGGIVSGIAGLLTLGQENRNLISENRQVINNNTTAIGQNRTSISTNAKGVADNRAAIRQNSAAISALGQRVDGLQGQINSARKEARAGAANAAALSGLRYDNRPGKVSIATGVGGFKGSTALAAGIGYTSKNENARYNVSVAYNEAGTSWNAGASFTLN from the coding sequence ATGTCTTTTTTTAAAAAAAATATATCGATAACAGCCATGGGTGGCTTGATGTTGTCGCTTGCAGTCGACGCTGCGAAGGCGGAGGAAAATGTTTCGCAGGTGAAACTTCCTCCTGTTTTTGTTTTTGAGCTTGTTGAAAACCAGGGGCTGGCCAATATTGCTCTGATTCGACCTCGAGTGATAGCGCCAGACAACAACCTACGTCCTGGGGGCATTGTGTCTGGGATCGCTGGTCTTTTGACTCTCGGGCAGGAGAACCGCAACCTAATTAGTGAAAATAGGCAAGTTATTAATAACAATACGACTGCCATTGGCCAGAATCGTACCTCGATTAGTACCAATGCCAAGGGCGTTGCCGACAATAGGGCTGCTATCAGACAGAATAGTGCTGCGATTTCCGCTCTTGGCCAGCGAGTTGACGGGTTGCAAGGTCAGATCAACAGCGCCCGGAAAGAGGCACGTGCCGGAGCTGCAAATGCCGCTGCTCTTTCGGGGCTAAGATATGATAACCGTCCAGGCAAGGTGTCAATCGCTACCGGTGTTGGCGGCTTTAAAGGTAGCACCGCTTTGGCTGCTGGTATCGGTTACACAAGCAAGAACGAAAACGCTCGTTATAACGTGAGTGTAGCTTACAACGAAGCTGGCACATCCTGGAATGCAGGTGCAAGCTTTACGCTTAACTAA
- the rsfS gene encoding ribosome silencing factor, with amino-acid sequence MNETNLVSATFDAALASLENSKAESIIPIDIRGRSTIGDYMIVASGRSHRHVTAVTDHLVQALREAGCKEMRVEGLESGDWVLIDTGDIIVHIFRPEVRDFYNLEKIWLDDDFGDERAPGLVH; translated from the coding sequence ATGAACGAGACGAATCTCGTGTCCGCGACCTTCGACGCGGCCTTGGCCAGTCTCGAAAACTCCAAGGCAGAATCCATCATCCCCATCGACATTCGCGGCAGATCGACAATCGGCGATTATATGATTGTCGCGTCGGGCCGTTCGCATCGCCATGTCACGGCGGTGACCGATCATCTTGTGCAGGCGCTGCGTGAGGCTGGCTGCAAGGAGATGCGGGTCGAGGGCCTTGAGAGTGGCGATTGGGTTCTCATCGATACGGGCGATATCATCGTTCATATCTTCCGGCCGGAAGTCCGTGACTTCTACAATCTCGAGAAGATATGGCTCGATGACGATTTCGGCGACGAACGTGCGCCGGGATTGGTGCATTGA
- the obgE gene encoding GTPase ObgE → MKFLDQAKIYIRSGNGGAGAVSFRREKFLEFGGPDGGDGGRGGDVWVEAVDGLNTLIDYRYQQHFKAKTGMHGMGRNMTGGKGDDVVLRVPVGTQIFEEDNETLICDITEVGQRYRLAKGGNGGFGNLHFTTSTNRAPRRANPGQEGIERTIWLRLKLIADAGLVGLPNAGKSTFLASVTAAKPKIADYPFTTLHPNLGVARIDGREFVIADIPGLIEGASEGVGLGDRFLGHVERTRVLLHLVSAQEEDVAKAYQVIRGELEAYEHGLADKPEIVALSQVDTLDPETRKAKVKALKKACGCEPLLLSAVSHEGLNDTLRQLARIIDLSRAEEAGTAQAEE, encoded by the coding sequence ATGAAGTTTCTCGATCAGGCCAAGATCTATATCCGCTCCGGCAATGGCGGGGCAGGGGCCGTTTCGTTCCGCCGCGAGAAATTTCTTGAATTCGGCGGCCCGGATGGCGGTGACGGCGGACGCGGCGGCGATGTCTGGGTGGAGGCCGTGGACGGTCTCAACACGCTGATCGATTATCGCTATCAGCAGCATTTCAAGGCCAAGACCGGCATGCACGGCATGGGTCGCAACATGACAGGCGGCAAGGGCGACGATGTGGTGCTGAGGGTGCCGGTCGGCACGCAGATTTTCGAGGAAGACAACGAAACGCTGATCTGCGACATCACCGAGGTGGGGCAGCGTTATCGTCTTGCCAAAGGGGGCAATGGCGGCTTTGGCAACCTGCATTTCACCACCTCCACCAATCGTGCGCCGCGCCGTGCCAATCCGGGGCAGGAAGGTATTGAGCGCACCATCTGGCTGCGCCTGAAGCTGATTGCCGATGCGGGACTGGTGGGCTTGCCCAATGCGGGAAAATCCACTTTTCTGGCAAGCGTGACGGCTGCAAAACCAAAGATTGCCGATTATCCCTTTACCACGCTGCACCCGAACCTTGGCGTTGCGCGTATTGATGGGCGCGAATTCGTTATTGCCGACATTCCGGGCCTGATCGAAGGTGCAAGCGAAGGTGTGGGCCTTGGCGACCGTTTTCTCGGCCATGTCGAGCGTACGCGCGTTCTGCTGCATCTGGTTTCTGCGCAGGAAGAGGATGTGGCGAAGGCCTATCAGGTTATTCGCGGCGAACTGGAAGCTTATGAGCACGGGCTTGCCGACAAGCCGGAAATCGTGGCGCTGTCGCAGGTCGATACGCTTGATCCTGAAACGCGCAAGGCCAAGGTCAAGGCGCTGAAAAAGGCATGTGGGTGCGAGCCCCTGCTGCTTTCGGCCGTCAGCCATGAGGGTTTGAACGATACGCTGCGGCAACTTGCGCGTATCATTGATCTGAGCCGCGCCGAAGAGGCTGGAACGGCGCAAGCCGAAGAGTAA
- a CDS encoding glutamate-5-semialdehyde dehydrogenase, producing the protein MLVKADMTKDIAQVMAEVGRKAKAAAAPLSIATNEQKNKALNAAADAILEARADILEANRLDLANAEKNGMAASFVDRLTLNEARIDAIAEGIRAIATLPDPVGEVIAEWDRPNGLHIERVRTPLGVIGVIYESRPNVTADAGALCLKAGNAVILRGGSDSAHSSAAIYKALVKGLEAANLPADAIQIVPVTDRAAVGEMLKGLGGAIDVIVPRGGKSLVARVQSEARVPVFAHLEGICHLYIDKSADLDMARRIALDAKMRRTGICGAAETLLVDRAVASTHLAPILGDLAAGGCEIRGSAEVLALYPAAKPATEEDWSTEYLDAIISVALVDGISGAIDHINRYSSHHTEAIVAEDAQTVARFFNEIDSAILLHNASTQFADGGEFGMGAEIGIATGKMHARGPVGVEQLTSFKYRVRGSGQVRG; encoded by the coding sequence ATGTTGGTCAAGGCGGATATGACGAAGGATATTGCGCAAGTGATGGCGGAGGTTGGCCGCAAGGCAAAAGCCGCTGCGGCTCCTCTCTCCATTGCCACGAACGAGCAGAAGAACAAGGCGCTGAATGCCGCTGCCGATGCAATCCTTGAAGCGCGCGCCGATATTCTTGAAGCCAACAGGCTTGATCTGGCCAATGCGGAAAAGAACGGCATGGCCGCTTCCTTCGTGGACCGGCTGACGCTCAACGAAGCGCGCATTGACGCGATTGCGGAAGGTATCCGCGCCATTGCCACACTGCCCGACCCGGTTGGTGAAGTGATTGCCGAATGGGACCGCCCCAACGGCCTGCATATCGAACGTGTGCGCACGCCGCTTGGCGTGATCGGTGTCATCTATGAAAGCCGCCCCAATGTGACCGCCGATGCCGGCGCGCTGTGCCTCAAGGCGGGCAATGCCGTCATCCTGCGTGGCGGCTCGGATTCGGCGCATTCCTCGGCTGCCATTTACAAGGCGCTGGTCAAGGGGCTTGAAGCCGCCAATCTGCCAGCCGATGCAATCCAGATCGTGCCGGTGACGGACAGGGCTGCCGTTGGTGAAATGCTCAAAGGTCTTGGCGGCGCGATTGATGTCATTGTGCCGCGCGGCGGCAAAAGCCTCGTTGCCCGCGTGCAATCGGAAGCGCGGGTGCCGGTTTTCGCGCATCTGGAAGGCATCTGCCATCTTTATATCGACAAGTCGGCTGATCTGGACATGGCGCGCAGGATTGCGCTCGATGCCAAGATGCGGCGCACCGGCATTTGCGGGGCTGCGGAAACGCTGCTGGTGGATCGTGCCGTAGCTTCGACGCATCTGGCGCCGATCCTCGGCGATCTGGCTGCCGGGGGCTGCGAAATTCGCGGCAGCGCGGAGGTGCTGGCGCTCTATCCGGCGGCAAAGCCTGCGACGGAGGAGGACTGGTCAACCGAATATCTCGACGCGATCATTTCCGTGGCGCTGGTTGACGGCATTTCGGGTGCGATAGACCATATCAACCGCTATTCTTCGCATCACACCGAAGCCATCGTGGCCGAGGATGCGCAGACCGTTGCGCGTTTCTTCAACGAGATCGATTCAGCCATTTTGCTGCACAATGCCTCCACGCAATTTGCCGATGGCGGCGAGTTCGGCATGGGCGCGGAAATCGGCATCGCCACCGGTAAGATGCATGCGCGCGGGCCGGTTGGCGTCGAGCAGCTGACCTCGTTCAAATATCGTGTGCGCGGCAGCGGCCAGGTTCGGGGTTAA